Proteins from a genomic interval of Phlebotomus papatasi isolate M1 chromosome 3, Ppap_2.1, whole genome shotgun sequence:
- the LOC129808258 gene encoding uncharacterized protein LOC129808258: protein MIDLRIFLWLASLVFLGPISSLSPKDVDWCEIEKYHCKNAHHVACLDPKTDDNFFPSVKLIDSTEEFKQKLLKQINDNRNELAAGTFPGIPYQASRMMKVDWSETMEYLSRAELQRRNSSNYCRISSNGALDDTVETFSAKLPNLFISNKNQLDSFFDYFISLIFYSVFARTKIQKYNLVDIKANTVELYKLFENNTVNGASFTDQYLYGIGCAFSILPSFEDSPNRTDNDQELNSKFLCTLQHRFNYNYTYKIGPPCSECNLLKMRCSKYYPNLCEKYDEESEKVDIHSKIGSGSLANKTFGVLIILLSGFVIHHGIN from the exons ATGATCGATTTAAGA ATATTTTTGTGGTTGGCTAGTTTAGTGTTCTTGGGACCTATATCTTCATTGTCGCCTAAGGATGTGGATTGGTGCGAAATTGAAAAGTATCATTGCAAAAACGCTCATCATGTTGCATGTTTAGACCCAAAAACCGACGATAATTTTTTCCCTTctgtaaaattaattgattcAACCGAAGAATTTAAGCAGAAACTACTGAAACAGATAAATGATAATCGAAATGAACTTGCTGCAGGAACGTTTCCGGGTATCCCATATCAAGCGTCAAGAATGATGAAGGTAGATTGGAGTGAAACTATGGAATATTTATCACGAGCTGAATTACAGAGACGCAATTCGTCAAATTATTGCCGAATATCAAGCAATGGAGCATTGGATGATACTGTTGAAACATTTTCTGCAAAGCTTCCAAATCTCTTTATTagtaataaaaatcaacttgatAGTTTTTTCGATTACTTCATTAGCCTTATATTTTACTCAGTGTTTGCGCGGACTAAAatccaaaaatataatttagtagATATAAAAGCGAATACTGTAGAATTGtataaactttttgaaaataatactgTTAACGGAGCATCTTTCACTGACCAATATCTATATGGAATAGGTTGTGCCTTTTCAATTCTACCTTCTTTTGAAGATTCTCCAAATAGAACCGACAATGATCAAGAGCTGAATTCTAAATTTCTTTGTACACTTCAGCACAGATTCAATTACAATTATACATATAAAATTGGTCCACCTTGCTCTGAGTGTAATTTACTGAAAATGCGCTGTAGTAAGTATTACCCAAATCTTTGCGAGAAATACGATGAAGAATCTGAAAAAGTAGATATTCACAGTAAAATTGGAAGTGGATCACTGGCCAATAAAACTTTCGGAGTATTAATTATTTTGCTGAGTGGTTTTGTAATTCATCACGGTATAAACTGA